In the Bacteroidales bacterium genome, ACCCGAAAATTGAACTTACATTATTTAAGAATAATGCTTCTGATTTTCAGAATATTGGCGAATTTTGTGAAATAGGAAATGGAATGGTCAGTGGGCTTGATAAAGCATTTCAATTTAATGGACATGAATTTAACGAGAATGAAAAAAAATGCAGAATAAAAGTTATAAAAGCAAAAGACATAAAACCTTTTTTTTACACTGAAATAACAAATTATATTTTTGCAAATGAAATTCTTGATGAAGCAACATTTAAAACCGATTTTCCAAACTTTTACCAAAAGTTGCAAGCATTTAAATCTCAACTTGAAAAAAGGTATCAATATAATAGGAAAATAAATTTTTGGGAATGGGTTTTCTTACGAAATTACAATTTGTTTAATTCTGAAAAGCCCAGAATTTTTGTGCCTTGCAAAGAAAGAATTTCTAATAAAAATTATTTCCGATTTGCATACGTTGATAGTGGTTTTTTTCCTACACAAGATGTTACAGCAATTTTTAAAAAGGATACTACAAAAGAAAGCCTTTTTTATATTTTAGCTTTGCTTAATAATTACAGAACTTTTAATTGGCTGAAACACAACGGAGTTGTAAAAGGAAATATTGTTGAATTTTCTGAAAAACCTATTGCAAGTATTCCGTTTAGAGCAATTGATTGGCAGAATCAAGAAGATGTTGATTTACATGATAAAATAACTGATTTGTGTAAAAAAATTGTAACAAACAAAAAAGATATTTTGTTAAAAAAATTAAATCAATACATTGATAATTTATTTTAATAATATGCAGATTGTAAATTTTAAAAAACTACAAAAAAAGATTATTGGAACAAGTGTTCCGAAACCGGTATCCGGCACGCTTTCAGGACATGCTGTAGGTGAGCCGTTTGATAAACATGTTTATAAGGAAATAAAAAAACAATTTCCAAAACAAACATTCAGACAATATGAATATTTGAACGATTTATTTTGTAAAAATCCTGAAGTAATTGGTCATGAAGCACGATATGATTTATTTAATTCCCCAACAGTAATGTTTTTATTAAGCAGAGGAAAGAATGCAACTGATAAATGGAGCATCGAAAACCCCTTTGAAGAAAAACAGAATGACACAGCTGATATTCTGGTTGTAAAAGACGATTTTTATGAACTCATTGATATTAAAACCCGAAATATTTCTAAATCTGCTCAATCGCCTAATATCATTTCTGCTTATAAATTAGCCCAAGTTTGTGCAAAAATGATAGATAATGATGAATTTGATGATTTTTCAATCAACTATTTCGAGATTGATTGGCTTTTAAGGAGTGATAAGTTAGTTTGCAAGAATGCTCATTATGCAAATTTATTTCAATCAAATCCTGAAACTTTATATATTAATTGGGCAGCTGCAATGCAAATACAATTTCATGTTTGTGATTTAGATCAAAACTACAATACAGATCAAAGACAATGGTCAAAAGCATTTTTGAGACATTTTGTACACCAAGCAAAAAGACGTGCTGATGATATGATAAGAAAATTTGTAAAACCATTTGAAAAGTATATTGATTAGGTTAATTAAAACAGTATTTGATATAACTTTAATATTTCTGTTTAGTGAAATACTGTCATATTAGTCTTTTGGCACAGCAATTGAAAATAAGATAAGTAAAGTAAAACAAACAAAGAAAGAATTTATGTTTAGTGATATTGTTTTTGAAAATAAAGATAATTTTGAAAATGCTGAAATGATACCTTTAGTATCGGGGCATGATGAAGTATCTCTTGAAGATTTTGATGCTCCTGAAGAACTTCAGTTGTTAACTTTAAGGAATACAGTTTTATTCCCTAAAATAATTATACCTATTGCTCTGGGAAGAAAAAAATCTTTAAAGTTGGTTAAAACAGCCTATAAAAAAGGACAAGTAATAGGAATTGTCAGTCAGATAGATGAAAAAGTTGAGGATCCCGGTTTTAAAGATATACATAAGATAGGAACATTGGCTCGTGTTGTCAGATTATTTGAATTGCCGGGAGGTGAGCAAACGGCAGTCTTGCAAGGAATAAAAAGATTTAAGATAGTAAAGAACATAAAATCTAAACCCAACCTCACTGTAAAATATGAAGTTCTTGAAACGGTTTTTCCTAAAAAAAGGAATGATGAGTTTGAAGCAAAATTGTATTCTGTTAAAGAGCTGTCAATCAAAATTATACATCTATCAGCAAATATTCCTAAAGAAGCTGCGTTTGCAGTAAAAAATATCGACAATTCAGAGTTTTTAATAAACTTTGTATCATCAAACAGTGATGTTAATACATCTGATAAGCAATTAATGCTCGAAACTGATAACCTTTCGAAGAGAGCATCTTTGCTGATAAAACATCTGGCAAATGAAGTTCAGAAATTAGAATTAAAAGACAACATTCAATCTAAGGCAAAAACAGAAATGAGCCAACAGCAGAAGGAGTATTTTCTGCATCAGCAAATGAAGGCTATTCAAGATGAGTTAGGTGTTGAATCTCCGAAAGTTGAAATTGAAGAACTTGAAAAGAAAGCGAAAAAGAAAAAATGGAATAATGAGGTAAAAACAGCTTTTAAAAAGCAAATAGTTCGATTGAAACAAATCAATCCGATGTCGCCCGATTATTCTTATCAAATTGCATATGCTCAAACACTTATTGAACTTCCTTGGAATGAATATACTAAAGATAATTTTGATCTTAAACGAGCCCAAAAAATATTGGATGAAGACCATTTCGGTTTGGATAAAGTTAAAGACAGAATTTTGGAGCATCTTGCAGTATTAAAACTGAAAGGTGACCTTAAAGCCCCTATTTTATGCCTATATGGTCCTCCCGGAGTTGGTAAAACATCTCTCGGAAAATCTGTAGCAAGAGCATTAGACCGTAAGTATGCCAGAATGTCACTCGGTGGTTTGCATGACGAAGCAGAAATCAGAGGACATCGTAAAACATATATTGGAGCAATGCCGGGAAGAATCGTTCAAAGCTTGAAAAAAGTTAAATCTTCAAATCCCGTATTTATTTTGGATGAGATTGATAAAGTTGGGAATGATTTCAGAGGCGATCCGTCTTCTGCACTATTGGAAGTTCTTGATCCCGAGCAAAATAATACTTTTTATGATAATTATTTGGAGTTAGAATATGATCTTTCAAAAATTTTATTTATTGCAACAGCAAATACATTATCAAGCATAAAACCCGCATTACGAGACCGAATGGAACTAATTGATGTTTCAGGATACATTATTGAAGAAAAAGTTGAAATAGCAAAAAGACATTTAATCCCGAGACAATTAAAGGAACACGGAGTAAAAGCATTACAACTGAAATTTACCAAAGATGCAATTGAAGATATTATTACAAATTATACAAGAGAATCGGGTGTCAGAAATTTAGAGAAGAAAATTGCCGAAGTAATAAGAAAAGTTGCTAAAAAAATTGCTGTTGAAGAAGATTATAATAAATCTGTAAATGTTTCTGAAATTCATGAATATTTGGGGGCTCCGAAATATATTAAAGGAAAATATGAAGGAAATGACTTTGCCGGTGTTGTTACCGGTCTGGCATGGACATCAGTAGGAGGGAAAATATTATTTATTGAATCAAGCATAAGCAAAGGTAACGGTAAACTTAACCTTACAGGTAATCTCGGACAAGTTATGAAAGAATCTGCCGTAATTTCCTTGGAGTATATTAAAGCACATGCTGATGAAATAAATATTAATGAAAGTATTTTTGAAAATTATAACATTCATATTCATGTACCGGAAGGCGCTATACCTAAAGACGGCCCCTCTGCCGGTGTAACAATGATAACATCAATGGCATCTGTTCTTACGCAACGAAAAGTTAAAAAAAGATTAGCTATGACAGGTGAAATGACATTACGCGGAAAGGTTTTACCTGTCGGAGGAATTAAAGAAAAGATATTGGCAGCAAAAAGAGCTGATATTAAAGAAATTATTCTTTCAAAAGATAACGAAAAAGATATTGAAGAAATTAAAGACATCTATTTAAAAGGTCTTAAGTTTCATTTTGTAGAAAATATTTCAGAAGTTATTGATATTGCATTGCTGAAACAAAAAGTTAAAAATCCTGTTAAATTCAAATTTGATAAGGAAGAATAATAAATTTTTTTGAACAGAATCAACAATTTGTTGTTGTTAATATATGGTATAATACTAATACTTAATCCGGAGAAAATTTAGTATATATTTAGGTTCAATTGCTTTAGTTTAAAAGCTGATAAAGTCGGGAAATACAGGACAGCATAGTAAATACAGACAAGACTGCATCCTGCCGACTGTGGACTGATGATAATACAATAATTAAAATACAAAATTAAATCATTGAAAAAATCAATGTTTAATAAAATAATAATAATATGGGATTTTGGCGACAAATAGGTATCGGATTCAAAGGTTATTTTAAGGCTTTAGACCTTTTATTTTCAAAAGGCTTTTTTAAATATATGTTCTTTCCTCTAATTATTAATATTCTCTTGTTTTGGATTGGTATGAGCCAAGTAATTGAACTGGCAAAATTTGCAAGAGACAGTTTTGTGGAATGGATAAATTTGGGAGGTGCAGAATTTTGGGGATCGGGAGTTTTAAGAGGTTTGCTTTCCGGAATAATTACAACCATTGTTTACGTCTTATTTTTTATCAGTTTTATCTATTTAGGAGGATATATCATCGTGATTATTCTGTCTCCTTTATTTTCAATTATTTCAGAAAAGGCAGAACATGTATTGACCGATAATGCTTATGATTATCCCTTTGAATTTAAGCAATTTTTTAAGGATGTTTTTCGAGGTATCGGAATTGCAATCAGGAACTTGGCTCTTGAAACCGGAATTATGATCCTTGTTTTTATTGTCGGTTTGATACTTTCTTTTATCAGTTGGATAGGTGTTATTTTTATGTTTTTTATTACTTCATATTTCTTCGGATTTTCATATATGGATTATTCCAACGAAAGATATAAAAGAAGCCTGAAAGAAAGCGTTAAATTTATGAGAAAATATAAATGGGTGGCAATTGTGAACGGTTCTTTATTTGTACTGGTATTGTTTATCCCTTATATTGGTGTGGCATTATCTGCATTTGTTGCAATTCTGTCTGTAATTGCAGCAACAGCTTCAATGGTGGAGATTAAGAAAAAAGAAGATGCTGAAATTGATAAGATTTTTAATGCAGAAATTTGATTTTAAAGGTAAAAATTTAAATATATGAGTCCACTCCGAAAATGAAGTTTTCGGAAATTAGAGACAATTTGATAAAACATAACAGTTTGATTTATAACATTTTAGTATTTAATAAAATTCGTGCATTCGTGGTTTTTATACTTTTCGAAGCGGACTCAATATTGAAAAAAGAGTGGGCAATTTAATATTGCTCTGTCATTTTTTTGTTTAATGTTGTTGGTATTTACTTTGTCATTAATTTACACTTTATTCAAAATAAATTGATTGAAAACCAAAATTAAAATATCTGCAATTTCATATATTAATACACTACCGTTTAGTTATGGAATTGAAACTTGTAAGTTACTAAAAGACAGAATTATTTTATCAAAAGATATTCCGTCAGTTTGTTCAGAAAAATTAATTAATAATGAAGTTGATCTGGGCCTGATACCTGTTGCTGAAATCAGTAAAATAAAATCTCCGAAAATTATTTCAAACTATTGTATCGGTGCTGTAGGAAAAGTTAATACTGTTTTTTTGTTTAGCGATGTACCCTTAAATGATATTAAACAAATATATCTTGATTATCAGTCAAGAACATCTGTAAAATTACTAAAAATATTAGCCAAAAATTATTGGAAGATAAACCCCGTTTTTATAAATACTGCCGGAGCTTATGAAGATATGATTTCAGGTACAAATGCCGGATTAATTATTGGCGACAGGGCATTTAAATATATTGAAAAATTTAAGTATATTTATGATCTGTCTGAAGAATGGATGAATTTTACAAGTTTACCTTTTGTATTTGCAGCATGGGTTGCAAATAAGGAACTTCCTCAATCTTTCATAAATGATTTTAATGATGCTCTGGAGAAAGGACTGAAAAGCAAAGATCAAATTATTAAGATTTATTTGAAAGATAATGCGAACATTAATTTTGATATTGAAAAATATCTTAAACAGGATATTAGTTATCATCTCGATGCAGAAAAGAGAAAAGGAATGGACTTATTTTTAAAAATGCTTAAAAGAATATGAATTATAATGTTCAAAATATTTTTATTTTTTATTCCTTTGCAAATGAAAATTTAGATTTAACTTTAATTTAATACAAATGAGAAAAATAGCTCTTCCGGTTGTCGACGGAAAATTATCGGCACATTTCGGTCATGCTCCTGTGTTTTATGTATATCATACCGAAGAAAATAAAATTATAAAAGAACAAATGGAAAATCCGCCACCGCATGAGTTTGGTGTAATCCCCAATTGGTTGGCAGAAATAGAAGTTACCGATCTTATTACAGGTGGTATAGGACCTAAAGCTGTTGATATTCTTAATACAAGAAATATTAATGTTTTTACGGGTGCACCTGTGGAAAATCCGGAAAAAATAATACAAGATTTTCTTTCAGGTAATCTGAAAACAACTGCAAATATGTGCAATCACGATTAAGGACATGACTGTTCTAATTAGATTTTTTGGCACTGCCGGTATTTTACCGGAATTGTTTTTATAAATTCGTTCCTTAATAAACTACATTTTGGAAACATTTGATTTTAATAATATTCGTTCATTCAGGGACGAAGAAGTAAATAAAACCCTTCGAGAATTAATTAGTGATGAAGGATTCCTTTATATCTTAAGAAAAATTTTTACTGAAGAAAGAATAGCCCGACTCGGTACAGAATTAAATGATGTAAAGTCTGTGTATAATTTTCAATCGAAATACATTTCTTTTTATGTTAATGTTCTTATCCGTTTATCTGTAAAGAATTTTACACATGCCGGATTAGAAAATTTAGATAAAAGTAAATCATATCTTTTTATATCAAACCACAGAGATATAGTATTAGATTCTGCTTTAATTAATGAGTTGTTATATAGAAGCGGGTTTCAAACTTCTGAAATAGCAATCGGCAATAACTTGCTTATTTATAAATGGATAGAAAATTTGGTAAGATTAAATAAATCTTTTATTGTACGCAGAGGTCTGGCAGGAAAAGAAATGTTGCAAGCCTCAATGAAATTATCAGCCTATATAAGAGATACTGTTGTAAACAGAAATACATCAGTATGGATTGCCCAAAAAGAGGGCAGATCAAAAGACGGACATGATTATACAGATACGGCTTTGTTGAAAATGTTGAATTTTAGCGGTTCAAATGATTTCGTGAAAGATTTTACTGAATTAAATATAGTGCCGGTAAGTATTTCATATGAGAATGAACCGACAATAGAATCAAAAATTGCTGCAACTTATTCTAAATTAAAAGGTGAAGAATATAAAAAATCTCTTGAAGATGATATGAAAGATATGGGGCGAGGTCTTTATAATATGAAAGGAGATGTAAATATTACTTTCGGAAAACCTTTAAATGAAGATATAAAAACTTTTAACACGATTAAAAATAAAAATGAAAGATTCTCGAAATTGACAAGTCTAATTGACAATCAGATATATACTGATTTTAAATTAAACAAAGCGAATTATATTGCCTTCGATATTTTAAACAATTCAAATAAATGCCTGAAAGAAGGCAAATACTTCAAAGAAGATGAAACCAAACTAAAGGTTCAATGTAAAAAAATAGTGAGTTCAATGAACGGAGACCCCGATCTCACAGAAAAAATTTTCTACGGTATTTATGCAAAACCTTTGATTAATAAAATCAATTTGCCGTAATACATAATTATTTCTGTGATTTAATAACAAGTTGTGGGCTAAAGCCCTATTTTTTACAAAATCATAATCCACGCCCTAAAGGACATGGCAACTGATTATTTTATTCGTTTTCACACAGCCTTTTTAAGTCGGGGATCAATTAAACATCGGAATTACAGGAATTTAGTCCTTTTTCAATTTATATATCTTTAAAAGTTAGTGAACTATTGGTTAACAAATATCTTAATTATTTAACAAAAAATAAGTATATTTGTAAGCATTAATAATTATTAATTAATTAAAATTCATATTATGAAACGATTATTTTTATTGTTTATCACAGTATTATTTTTCACAGTGTATTCTTGCGGGCCGTCAATTGAAGGAGAAACAAAAAATTGGGACAGAAATATTCAGCAATTAGAAAAGATGCAAAAAGATTATCCTGCTTATGCAGATATGATTAAAGCAAAAATTGAAGAAGCAGAGAAAATCAATAATAAAGCTAAAGACATTTCCGATGAAGAAGAGAAAGCAAAAAAAATGAGAGAGGCAAATAATCTGTTGAATTCAGGTTGTATAGGAGACTTAAAAAACATGAATTCAAAAATTGATGATGTTAAGGAGAAGAAAAAGGAATTAAAAAAGATTCTCAAAGACAAATCAAAAAGCGATATAAAATATGCAGAATTGATTATGGACGACAGTAAAAGTGCAATAAAAAAAGCAGAAAAAGTCCTTAATAAAAAAGCAGAAAATTTAGATGCAAATCCTTGTTTAAAAATTGAAAGTGCATACAAAGATTTAGAAGCAGCATATAAAGATATTGAAGAAACAATAAGCAACTTTAACGATCAAGACAGGGAAAAAGAAGAAGAACTTAATAAAGAAGAACTGTCAAAAGATAATGATAAAAAAGATGAACCAAAAACAGTTGAATGTCCGTATTGCGGTAAAAAGAATGATGCCGGAAGAACTGAATGTAAATATTGCGGAGCTCCTTTATAAATTCAGAATTACTGACCCAATTGTTGATTATTAGCAAATTAGAGGCATTTATTCGTAAACCTGAATGGTCGTATTTTTTGAATAATGAATATCGAACAAGGAATAATGAATTTTGAAGTAAATTCATAAGAATCTTGAGCTATTTTTTTACTTCAGTATTCATTATTCCTTGTTCATTATTCGATATTTTTAAGACAATTCAATTTACGATGAGTCAGGAGTTCTTAACATTATACTTATGAATTTATTACAGCTTTGTAAAATTAAAGGACACTATCCTGTAAACTGTATAAAATTAATTTCAAGATTCAACCTTTTTAACCTGCATTATGCACACATTAAAATTTTGTTGTAATTGAGGCGTCAAACCTTGAAGCTGTATATTAATACTGCGAAAGGTTTGCAACGAAAAGTACAGCAAAATTATAATGTGCCTTTGGTAAAAATTTAAAAAATTCAGTTTTTATATGAAAAAACTGTAAAAGTGTAATTAATCTGCAAAGTAACTGATTTTTTAAAATTTTTATGAATAATGCAGGTTAAAACTGTCAGTCAGCTTACGATTTATTCCTGTGATCCAATCATCTTTTTAGGATCTACCCATTCATCAAATTGTTCATTTGTTACAAAACCGAGTTCAATTGCAGCTTCTCTTAATGTAGTGCCTTCAGCATGTGCTTTCTTTGCAATTTTTGCAGCTTTTTCATAACCGATTTTTGTATTTAAAGCCGTTACTAACATCAATGAATTCTCCAGATTGGTTTTAATAACATCATGGTTTGGTTCAATACCAACGGCACAATTATCATTAAATGATACACAAGCATCTCCTAATAATCTTCCGGATTCCAAGAAATTATGAATCATTACAGGTTTAAAAACATTTAGTTCAAAATGGCCTTGCATCCCGCCGATTGCAATGGCAGTATCATTTCCCATAACTTGTGTACAAACCATGGTCAGAGCTTCAACTTGAGTAGGATTAACTTTACCCGGCATAATTGATGATCCCGGTTCATTAGAAGGAATTATTATTTCACCTATACCGCCTCTGGGACCTGATGCCATAACTCTGATGTCATTTGCAATTTTCATTAAACTTACGGCAATTGTTTTTAATGCTCCCGAAGTTTCTACAAAAGCATCATGTGCTGCGAGACCTTCAAATTTATTTTCGCCTGTAATAAACGGATAACCTGTTAATTCGGCAATCTTCTTTGCAACAAGTTCTGTATATCCTTCAGGTGTATTTATTCCTGTTCCTACGGCTGTCCCGCCGAGAGCTAATTCAGTCAGATGAGCTAAAGTAGCTTTAACAGCTCTTAATCCGTGATCTAATTGTGAAACATAACCTGAAAATTCTTGCCCTAAAGTTAAAGGTGTTGCATCCATCCAGTGAGTTCTTCCGTTTTTAACAACATCTTTAAAAGCTTTAACTTTGTTGTTAAATGTATCTTTTAGTTTTTCAATTCCCGGAATTGTTGTCTCAAGCAACATTTTGTATCCGGCAATATGCATTGCTGTCGGAAAAGTATCATTTGAAGATTGAGATTTATTAACATCATCATTCGGATGAATCGGACTTGAACCTTCACCTAATTTTCCGCCGTTAATAACATGTGCTCGGTTGGAAACAACTTCATTAACATTCATATTAGATTGTGTTCCTGAACCTGTTTGCCAAATAACAAGAGGAAATTGGTCATTCAGTTTTCCTTCGATTATTTCATCACAAACTTTTGTTATTAAATCCTTTTTTTCTGCATTCAATACTCCGAGTTCATTGTTTGTAATTGCAGCAGCTTTTTTTAAATATCCGAATGCTTTGATAATCTCTATAGGCATTGAAGCCGGATCCCCGATTTTAAAATTTTCTCTCGAACGTTGTGTCTGTGCTCCCCAATATTTATCTGCGGGAACTTTAACTTCTCCCATTGTATCATGTTCAATTCTGTATTCCATATCTTTTTAGATTTTTATTGATAAATTTAGAAATATTTTATTAAGAATATTAATCTGTAAATTGCATTTTGCAACATAAAATCAAACATGCAAAAAGTTCTTTAAACTTACCTGTCTGCCCTGCCTACCGTCAGGCAGGCAACAGGCAGAAAACTTTAAACTTTGAACCCCGAAACAAGTGCGGGGCAGGCTTTTGAACTTTGAACTTTAAACTTTGAACTTTAAAACTATAAAAGTTCCAGCATTTTAGAGCCTAAATCAGCCGGCGAATCAACAACATGAACACCGCATTCTCTTAATATTTGCTTTTTAGCTTGTGCAGTATCAGCTTTTCCGCCGATAATTGCACCTGCATGTCCCATTCTTTTTCCTTTCGGTGCAGTTTCACCTGCAATGAACGCAACCACAGGTTTAGTTCCGTTTTCTTTTATCCATTCACCGGCATCTGCTTCCATATTTCCTCCTATTTCACCAATCATAACGATGCCTTTTGTTTCCGCATCTGCTTCAAAGAGTTTTATCGCATCTAATGTAGAAGTTCCTATTATTGGATCGCCGCCGATACCAATTGCAGTTGTTTGACCTAATCCGACTTTTGTAATTTGATCAACAGCTTCATAAGTTAATGTTCCTGATTTTGATACTATGCCTACTGAACCTTTTTTAAAAATAAATCCCGGCATAATACCGATTTTTGTTTCCTCAGCAGTAATAATTCCCGGACAATTTGGTCCGATCAAAGTTGTATCTCTGTCTGAAATATATTCTTTTACTTTAACCATATCGGAAGTTGGTATTCCTTCTGTAATTGCAACAATTACTTTTATTCCGGCATTGGCAGCTTCCATTATTGCGTCTGCTGCAAAAGCAGGAGGTACGAATATGATTGAGACATTTGCTCCGGTTTCTTTAACAGCGTTTTCCACTGTATTAAAAATTGGCTTATCCAATTGGAATTGTCCTCCTTTACCCGGTGTTACGCCTCCTACAACATTAGTTCCGTATTCAATCATTTGTGTAGCATGAAATGTTCCTTCACTGCCTGTAAATCCTTGCACAATAACTTTAGAATCTTTGTTTACTAATACACTCATTTATAATAAGTTTTATGTTTATTTATTTTTATAATATATATTGATACTTTATGATTACCCATATCTTTGCCTGATGC is a window encoding:
- a CDS encoding HincII family type II restriction endonuclease is translated as MVNFKKLQKKIIGTSVPKPVSGTLSGHAVGEPFDKHVYKEIKKQFPKQTFRQYEYLNDLFCKNPEVIGHEARYDLFNSPTVMFLLSRGKNATDKWSIENPFEEKQNDTADILVVKDDFYELIDIKTRNISKSAQSPNIISAYKLAQVCAKMIDNDEFDDFSINYFEIDWLLRSDKLVCKNAHYANLFQSNPETLYINWAAAMQIQFHVCDLDQNYNTDQRQWSKAFLRHFVHQAKRRADDMIRKFVKPFEKYID
- the lon gene encoding endopeptidase La; its protein translation is MFSDIVFENKDNFENAEMIPLVSGHDEVSLEDFDAPEELQLLTLRNTVLFPKIIIPIALGRKKSLKLVKTAYKKGQVIGIVSQIDEKVEDPGFKDIHKIGTLARVVRLFELPGGEQTAVLQGIKRFKIVKNIKSKPNLTVKYEVLETVFPKKRNDEFEAKLYSVKELSIKIIHLSANIPKEAAFAVKNIDNSEFLINFVSSNSDVNTSDKQLMLETDNLSKRASLLIKHLANEVQKLELKDNIQSKAKTEMSQQQKEYFLHQQMKAIQDELGVESPKVEIEELEKKAKKKKWNNEVKTAFKKQIVRLKQINPMSPDYSYQIAYAQTLIELPWNEYTKDNFDLKRAQKILDEDHFGLDKVKDRILEHLAVLKLKGDLKAPILCLYGPPGVGKTSLGKSVARALDRKYARMSLGGLHDEAEIRGHRKTYIGAMPGRIVQSLKKVKSSNPVFILDEIDKVGNDFRGDPSSALLEVLDPEQNNTFYDNYLELEYDLSKILFIATANTLSSIKPALRDRMELIDVSGYIIEEKVEIAKRHLIPRQLKEHGVKALQLKFTKDAIEDIITNYTRESGVRNLEKKIAEVIRKVAKKIAVEEDYNKSVNVSEIHEYLGAPKYIKGKYEGNDFAGVVTGLAWTSVGGKILFIESSISKGNGKLNLTGNLGQVMKESAVISLEYIKAHADEININESIFENYNIHIHVPEGAIPKDGPSAGVTMITSMASVLTQRKVKKRLAMTGEMTLRGKVLPVGGIKEKILAAKRADIKEIILSKDNEKDIEEIKDIYLKGLKFHFVENISEVIDIALLKQKVKNPVKFKFDKEE
- a CDS encoding EI24 domain-containing protein produces the protein MGFWRQIGIGFKGYFKALDLLFSKGFFKYMFFPLIINILLFWIGMSQVIELAKFARDSFVEWINLGGAEFWGSGVLRGLLSGIITTIVYVLFFISFIYLGGYIIVIILSPLFSIISEKAEHVLTDNAYDYPFEFKQFFKDVFRGIGIAIRNLALETGIMILVFIVGLILSFISWIGVIFMFFITSYFFGFSYMDYSNERYKRSLKESVKFMRKYKWVAIVNGSLFVLVLFIPYIGVALSAFVAILSVIAATASMVEIKKKEDAEIDKIFNAEI
- a CDS encoding menaquinone biosynthesis protein, with product MKTKIKISAISYINTLPFSYGIETCKLLKDRIILSKDIPSVCSEKLINNEVDLGLIPVAEISKIKSPKIISNYCIGAVGKVNTVFLFSDVPLNDIKQIYLDYQSRTSVKLLKILAKNYWKINPVFINTAGAYEDMISGTNAGLIIGDRAFKYIEKFKYIYDLSEEWMNFTSLPFVFAAWVANKELPQSFINDFNDALEKGLKSKDQIIKIYLKDNANINFDIEKYLKQDISYHLDAEKRKGMDLFLKMLKRI
- a CDS encoding ATPase, whose protein sequence is MRKIALPVVDGKLSAHFGHAPVFYVYHTEENKIIKEQMENPPPHEFGVIPNWLAEIEVTDLITGGIGPKAVDILNTRNINVFTGAPVENPEKIIQDFLSGNLKTTANMCNHD
- a CDS encoding 1-acyl-sn-glycerol-3-phosphate acyltransferase, which encodes METFDFNNIRSFRDEEVNKTLRELISDEGFLYILRKIFTEERIARLGTELNDVKSVYNFQSKYISFYVNVLIRLSVKNFTHAGLENLDKSKSYLFISNHRDIVLDSALINELLYRSGFQTSEIAIGNNLLIYKWIENLVRLNKSFIVRRGLAGKEMLQASMKLSAYIRDTVVNRNTSVWIAQKEGRSKDGHDYTDTALLKMLNFSGSNDFVKDFTELNIVPVSISYENEPTIESKIAATYSKLKGEEYKKSLEDDMKDMGRGLYNMKGDVNITFGKPLNEDIKTFNTIKNKNERFSKLTSLIDNQIYTDFKLNKANYIAFDILNNSNKCLKEGKYFKEDETKLKVQCKKIVSSMNGDPDLTEKIFYGIYAKPLINKINLP
- a CDS encoding zinc ribbon domain-containing protein, with the translated sequence MKRLFLLFITVLFFTVYSCGPSIEGETKNWDRNIQQLEKMQKDYPAYADMIKAKIEEAEKINNKAKDISDEEEKAKKMREANNLLNSGCIGDLKNMNSKIDDVKEKKKELKKILKDKSKSDIKYAELIMDDSKSAIKKAEKVLNKKAENLDANPCLKIESAYKDLEAAYKDIEETISNFNDQDREKEEELNKEELSKDNDKKDEPKTVECPYCGKKNDAGRTECKYCGAPL
- the fumC gene encoding class II fumarate hydratase yields the protein MEYRIEHDTMGEVKVPADKYWGAQTQRSRENFKIGDPASMPIEIIKAFGYLKKAAAITNNELGVLNAEKKDLITKVCDEIIEGKLNDQFPLVIWQTGSGTQSNMNVNEVVSNRAHVINGGKLGEGSSPIHPNDDVNKSQSSNDTFPTAMHIAGYKMLLETTIPGIEKLKDTFNNKVKAFKDVVKNGRTHWMDATPLTLGQEFSGYVSQLDHGLRAVKATLAHLTELALGGTAVGTGINTPEGYTELVAKKIAELTGYPFITGENKFEGLAAHDAFVETSGALKTIAVSLMKIANDIRVMASGPRGGIGEIIIPSNEPGSSIMPGKVNPTQVEALTMVCTQVMGNDTAIAIGGMQGHFELNVFKPVMIHNFLESGRLLGDACVSFNDNCAVGIEPNHDVIKTNLENSLMLVTALNTKIGYEKAAKIAKKAHAEGTTLREAAIELGFVTNEQFDEWVDPKKMIGSQE
- the sucD gene encoding succinate--CoA ligase subunit alpha — its product is MSVLVNKDSKVIVQGFTGSEGTFHATQMIEYGTNVVGGVTPGKGGQFQLDKPIFNTVENAVKETGANVSIIFVPPAFAADAIMEAANAGIKVIVAITEGIPTSDMVKVKEYISDRDTTLIGPNCPGIITAEETKIGIMPGFIFKKGSVGIVSKSGTLTYEAVDQITKVGLGQTTAIGIGGDPIIGTSTLDAIKLFEADAETKGIVMIGEIGGNMEADAGEWIKENGTKPVVAFIAGETAPKGKRMGHAGAIIGGKADTAQAKKQILRECGVHVVDSPADLGSKMLELL